In one window of Nocardiopsis aegyptia DNA:
- a CDS encoding DEAD/DEAH box helicase — MSQPYRTGTSRNRPSRAFGRQRPHAPQRSHSGGRPRSGGPSGEFALPTTVTPALPPVDSFDALDMPEPLKRTLARQGLTTPSEIQAATLPNALAGRDVLGRSRTGSGKTLAFGLALLAKLQGTTAEPRRPLAVVLAPTRELAQQVTESLDPYARSVGVRATTVVGGMPIHRQARNLRQGVHLVVATPGRLRDLIERGDCVLDQVESAVLDEADQMTDMGFMPQVTAILQQIPAGGRRMLFSATLDRNVDTLVRRFLNDPVVHSVDLSEGAVSTMEHHVMHVTHMDKQDIATRIAAREGRVIMFLDTKRAVDRMADHLLANGVLAAPLHGGRSQPQRTRTLDQFKRGDVTALIATNVAARGIHVDGLDLVVNIDPPTDHKDYLHRGGRTARAGESGSVVTLVLHNQRRDMTRLMSRARIEPQTLRVDVADPELARVTGAREPSGVPVSVPSGASRERRHGSAPFGSGPRGSGSRGPRRRPRR; from the coding sequence ATGAGTCAGCCGTACCGCACAGGTACAAGCCGCAACCGTCCCTCACGGGCTTTCGGTCGGCAACGCCCCCACGCTCCCCAGCGCTCCCACTCAGGCGGGCGCCCCCGGAGCGGAGGGCCCTCGGGCGAGTTCGCTCTCCCGACCACGGTCACCCCGGCACTGCCGCCGGTGGACTCCTTCGACGCGCTCGACATGCCCGAGCCGCTGAAGCGCACCCTGGCCCGCCAGGGTCTGACCACCCCGTCCGAGATCCAGGCGGCGACCCTGCCGAACGCCCTGGCCGGACGCGACGTCCTGGGCCGCAGCCGGACCGGCTCCGGCAAGACGCTGGCCTTCGGGCTCGCGCTGCTCGCCAAGCTCCAGGGCACCACGGCCGAGCCCCGGCGCCCCCTCGCCGTCGTCCTCGCGCCGACCCGTGAGCTCGCCCAGCAGGTCACCGAGTCGCTCGACCCCTACGCGCGGTCGGTGGGAGTGCGCGCGACCACCGTCGTCGGCGGCATGCCCATCCACCGCCAGGCCCGCAACCTGCGCCAGGGCGTCCACCTCGTGGTGGCCACCCCCGGCCGTCTGCGCGACCTGATCGAGCGCGGCGACTGCGTCCTGGACCAGGTGGAGTCCGCCGTCCTGGACGAGGCCGACCAGATGACCGACATGGGCTTCATGCCCCAGGTCACCGCCATCCTCCAGCAGATTCCGGCCGGCGGCCGGCGCATGCTGTTCTCGGCGACTCTGGACCGCAACGTCGACACGCTCGTCCGTCGTTTCCTGAACGACCCGGTCGTGCACTCGGTGGACCTGTCCGAGGGCGCCGTCTCCACCATGGAGCACCACGTCATGCACGTGACGCATATGGACAAGCAGGACATCGCCACCCGGATCGCCGCCCGTGAGGGCCGGGTGATCATGTTCCTCGACACCAAGCGTGCCGTGGACCGGATGGCCGACCACCTGCTGGCCAACGGCGTGCTCGCCGCGCCGCTGCACGGCGGACGGAGCCAGCCCCAGCGGACCCGCACGCTCGACCAGTTCAAGCGGGGCGACGTCACCGCGCTCATCGCCACGAACGTGGCGGCGCGCGGCATCCACGTGGACGGTCTGGACCTGGTCGTCAACATCGACCCGCCCACGGACCACAAGGACTACCTGCACCGCGGCGGCCGCACCGCCCGCGCGGGGGAGTCCGGCAGCGTGGTCACGCTCGTCCTGCACAACCAGCGGCGCGACATGACCCGGCTCATGAGCCGGGCGCGGATCGAGCCGCAGACCCTGCGGGTGGACGTCGCCGACCCGGAGCTGGCCAGGGTGACCGGGGCGCGCGAGCCCTCGGGCGTGCCGGTCTCCGTGCCCTCCGGTGCCTCCCGCGAGCGGCGCCACGGCTCGGCGCCGTTCGGATCGGGACCGCGCGGGTCCGGTTCGCGCGGACCGCGCAGGCGCCCGCGCCGCTGA
- a CDS encoding dihydrofolate reductase family protein, with translation MGTISVFESLTLDGVVQGVGRPDEDTRGGFEHGGWGEGFADEVIGRFVGSRMAGTGALLFGRRTYEDLLDHWTSVPDPNPFTEALVGRRKYVVSRDAATELAHPNSTLVSGDVAEAVNRIKRDVEGTITVLGSGELVRSLHAAGLVDEYVLSIHPIVLGSGTRLFGAGARTDLVLEESVTSTTGVVIACYRTK, from the coding sequence ATGGGAACCATCAGCGTCTTCGAGAGCCTCACCTTGGACGGCGTCGTGCAGGGCGTGGGACGCCCTGACGAGGACACCCGCGGCGGGTTCGAGCACGGTGGGTGGGGCGAGGGCTTCGCCGACGAGGTGATCGGGCGGTTCGTGGGTTCGAGGATGGCGGGAACGGGCGCCCTGCTGTTCGGACGCCGGACCTACGAGGACCTGCTGGACCACTGGACGTCGGTGCCAGATCCGAACCCCTTCACCGAGGCCCTGGTGGGCCGGCGCAAGTACGTCGTCTCGCGCGACGCGGCCACCGAGCTCGCCCATCCCAACTCCACCCTGGTGAGCGGTGACGTGGCCGAGGCCGTCAACAGGATCAAGCGGGACGTCGAGGGTACGATCACCGTGCTCGGCAGCGGCGAGCTGGTGCGGTCCCTGCACGCGGCGGGGCTGGTCGACGAGTACGTCCTGTCGATCCACCCCATCGTGCTGGGTTCGGGCACCCGGCTGTTCGGCGCCGGCGCACGCACCGACCTCGTGCTGGAGGAGTCGGTGACGTCCACGACCGGCGTCGTCATCGCGTGCTACCGGACGAAGTGA
- a CDS encoding cold-shock protein, with protein sequence MATGTVKWFNGEKGFGFIEQDGGGPDVFAHYSNIQATGYRELAEGQAVQFDATQGAKGPQAENITLI encoded by the coding sequence ATGGCGACCGGTACGGTCAAGTGGTTCAACGGCGAAAAGGGCTTCGGCTTCATCGAGCAGGACGGCGGCGGCCCCGACGTCTTCGCCCACTACTCCAACATCCAGGCCACGGGCTACCGTGAGCTGGCCGAGGGCCAGGCTGTGCAGTTCGACGCGACCCAGGGCGCCAAGGGCCCCCAGGCCGAGAACATCACCCTGATCTAG